One window of the Peptacetobacter hiranonis genome contains the following:
- a CDS encoding EFR1 family ferrodoxin (N-terminal region resembles flavodoxins. C-terminal ferrodoxin region binds two 4Fe-4S clusters.), with product MLGVFFSGTGNTEYCVRLLSSLLDESYEIVSLENPSSIKKIEERDTIIFGYPIQYSNIPYFVREFIIKNSFLWKNKKIICLATMGAFSGDGAGCSARLFKKYGAIILGGLHIKMPDSVCDSPLLKKNTQEKEIIIKNATEKIKLIANNIKNKIYPNDGLSSISHIIGLLGQRLWFFHKTKTYSNNLTINENCIGCGLCSKICPTQNISIVNLKAIGGNKCTLCYRCVSNCPQKAITILGKKVIEQYKLDNYI from the coding sequence ATGTTAGGTGTTTTTTTTAGTGGAACAGGAAATACTGAATATTGTGTTAGACTTTTATCTTCTTTATTAGATGAATCTTATGAAATTGTTTCTTTAGAAAATCCATCATCTATAAAAAAGATTGAAGAGCGGGATACAATTATTTTCGGTTATCCTATACAGTATTCTAATATTCCCTATTTTGTAAGAGAGTTTATAATAAAAAATTCATTTTTATGGAAAAATAAGAAAATTATATGTTTAGCTACAATGGGGGCCTTTAGTGGCGATGGTGCTGGATGTTCAGCAAGGCTATTTAAAAAATATGGGGCAATAATCTTAGGTGGTTTACATATAAAAATGCCTGATTCTGTATGTGATAGTCCTTTACTCAAAAAAAATACACAAGAGAAAGAAATAATAATTAAAAATGCAACTGAAAAAATAAAACTCATTGCAAATAATATAAAAAATAAAATATATCCTAATGATGGTTTATCTTCTATATCTCATATAATTGGTCTTTTAGGTCAACGACTTTGGTTTTTCCATAAAACGAAAACTTATAGTAATAATTTGACTATTAATGAAAATTGTATTGGTTGTGGCTTGTGTTCAAAAATTTGCCCTACTCAAAATATAAGTATAGTAAATCTAAAAGCTATTGGAGGTAATAAATGTACTCTGTGCTATCGTTGTGTAAGTAACTGCCCACAAAAGGCAATTACTATTCTAGGGAAAAAAGTAATTGAACAGTATAAACTAGATAATTATATATAA
- a CDS encoding DUF6173 family protein: MRKNDSNVLPDTISDKIRKSVSSRNYELADYQYQRIMESIYDFEQYLDKDKEVALYLTNFGESVLMHITDIGYSNPSLIHYFGYVNGNYAELIQHVSQINFLITSAPKLDDEKPARRIGFKNNVGEEFVEPSKEDLEDYEALMKESRTNF; the protein is encoded by the coding sequence ATGCGTAAAAATGATTCTAATGTGCTTCCTGATACTATTAGCGATAAAATCAGAAAATCAGTATCATCAAGAAATTACGAGCTTGCAGACTACCAATATCAAAGAATCATGGAAAGCATTTACGATTTTGAACAATATTTAGACAAAGATAAAGAGGTTGCTCTATATCTTACTAATTTCGGTGAAAGCGTCCTTATGCATATAACTGATATTGGATACAGCAATCCATCACTTATCCACTACTTCGGATACGTAAATGGAAACTATGCTGAACTAATCCAACACGTTTCTCAAATCAATTTCTTAATTACATCAGCTCCAAAATTGGACGATGAAAAACCAGCAAGAAGAATTGGATTTAAGAACAATGTTGGTGAAGAATTTGTAGAACCTTCAAAAGAAGACCTTGAAGACTACGAAGCGCTGATGAAAGAAAGCAGAACAAACTTCTAA